The window AAGAAAAAGCTGAAAAAAGCCGCTTAATCGCCGGCTGATATAAAAAACGACACCCGCGGGTGTCGTTTTTTTTGCTCAGGATTTCAGTTGCGGATTGCGCAAAAATGTCTGCTCAAACTGTTTAATATTCTGCTGAATATAATCAATAAAAGCCTTCATCGCCGGGGTCGGATGTTTGGCCTGCGGATACACCACACACCAGCTGCGGCGCAGTGGAAAACCACTGATATTCAGTACCTGTAATGTCCCTAATTCCAGCTCCGGCAGGATACTGAGTTTAGGCAGTACGGCTACGCCAAGGCCGGCAATCACTGCGTGTTTTACCGCATCGTTCGAGCCGATTTCCATGCTGGGTTTCAGTCGCAGACGCTGCTCCTGACAATGAACTTCCAGTGCCAGGCGGCTGCCGGAACCGGCCTCGCGCATCAGCAGGTTGCTGTCGAGAAACTCCTGCGGGCTGACCGCTTGCTGTTGCAGTAACGGATGTCCGGCCGGCACCACCGGCACCAGTTCATTATTGAGAAACGGCAGCGAGGCCAGCGGCTTCTCACTGGGTACCATGCCCATAATCACCAGGTCGTCACGGTTATCGTTCAGGCGCTGAATCGCTGCAGCGCGGTTCACCACGCTGACGCTGACATTGATCTGCGGATACAGATTAAGAAAGGCGCGTAACAGATACGGCACCACATATTGCGCGGTATTCACCGCCACCAGTTTCAGCTCGCCAGCCACTTTACCATCCAGCTCGGCCAGATCGGTCTGCAGCCGGCGCAGTTCGCCAAAAATGCCGAGTACGCTCTGAGCCAGCTTCTCCCCGGCCGCTGTTACAAATAAACGACGGCCGACATATTCAAATAAGGGCATTTCCAGCGCCTGCTCCAGCTGGCGCATCTGGCTGCTGACCGCCGGCTGGGTCAGCCCGAGCAGCTCGCCCGCCTTACTGTAACTTTCCAGTTCATATACTGCGTGGAATACCTGCAACTGGCGAAAAGTCAGGCGGCTGGCTAATTTGTGTACGCTAAGCGGCATGTTATGTTGCTCATTGGTCTTTATATATAAGTAATACCTTATAGGTTGGGTAAAAAATATCAATTTTTGCTTTGGTCTGGTGTTGTCTAAGCTGATCTGACCCTTTCACTCAGGGACTACGAACGAGGAGTTCCCCATGCTGAAGAAAGTTCTTATTGCTAACCGCGGCGAGATTGCCGTCCGTATCGTGCGCGCCTGCGCCGAGATGGGCATCCGCTCGGTGGCTATCTATACCGAACCGGACCGCTATGCGCTGCATGTTAAGCGTGCGGACGAAGCTTATATGCTGGGTGAAGATCCGCTGGCTGGTTATCTCGATCCGCTGCGCATTGTGAATCTGGCATTGGAAACCGGCTGCGATGCCATTCATCCGGGCTACGGCTTTTTGTCAGAGAACGCTGAGTTTGCCCGCCTGTGTGAACAGAAAGGGGTAACCTTTATCGGGCCGAAGTCGGATGTTATCCACAAAATGGGTGATAAAACCCAGGCCCGTGATTCCATGCGCGCTGCTGGCGTACCTATTACTCCGGGTTCCGACGGTAATCTGGCCGATCTGGATGAAGCGCTGAAACTGGCCGCCGAGATTGGTTATCCGGTGATGCTGAAAGCCACTTCCGGTGGTGGTGGTCGCGGTATCCGCCGTTGCGATTCTGCCGACGAATTAAAATCCCAGTACCCGCGGGTTATTTCCGAAGCCACCAAAGCCTTCGGTTCGGCCGATGTGTTTATGGAAAAGTGCATCGTTAACCCGCGTCATATCGAAGTGCAGATTCTGGCCGACAGCCACGGCAATGTGGTGCATCTGTACGAGCGCGATTGCTCTATTCAGCGCCGTAACCAGAAGCTGATTGAAATTGCGCCAAGCCCGCAATTAACACCGGAGCAGCGCCAGTATATTGGTGGGCTGGCGGTGAAAGCGGCCGCCGCCGTTGGTTATGAAAATGCCGGTACGGTCGAATTCCTGCTGACCGGCAACGAAGTGTACTTCATGGAAATGAATACCCGCGTACAGGTTGAGCACACCATTACCGAGCAGATCACCGGGGTGGATATTGTGCGTGAGCAGCTGCGCATTGCCGCTGGCCTGCCGCTCAGTTATCGCCAGCAAGATATTGCCTATCGTGGTTTTGCCCTGCAGTTCCGTATTAATGCCGAAGACCCGAAAAACGATTTTCTGCCAAGCTTTGGCCGTATTTCTCACTATTACGCACCGGGTGGTCCGGGTGTACGGGTCGATACCGCCATTTATACCGGCTATGAAATTCCGCCGTATTACGACTCCATGTGTTTAAAACTGGTGGTCTGGGCGCTGACCTGGGAAGAAGTGATTGCCCGTGGACAGCGCGCGCTGGATGACATGCGTCTGCACGGTATTAAAACCACCGCGCACTATTACCAGCAGATTCTCAGCAATGCCGATTTTAAACGGGCGGAATTCGACACCAGCTTTGTGCCGACCCATCCGGAATTATTGAATTATTCAGAAAAACGTCACCCCAGCGAAGTTGCGCTGGCCATTGCCGCAGCCATTGCCGCACACGCCGGCTGGTAATCCGCAGGAGGAATGAATGATGAGTAACGTGAAAAAGATTGAAGTCACCGATGTGGTTCTGCGTGATGCACACCAGTCACTGATTGCGACCCGTATGCGCACCGAAGACATGCTGCCAATCTGCGACAAGCTGGATAAAGTCGGCTACTGGTCGCTGGAAGTCTGGGGCGGCGCCACCTTTGATGCCTGTGTGCGTTTCCTTAAAGAAGACCCGTGGGAGCGTCTGCGTCAGCTGAAAAAAGCGCTGCCCAATACCCGTCTGCAAATGCTGCTGCGTGGCCAGAACCTGCTCGGCTATCGTCATTACGCCGATGATGTGGTGGAAGCGTTCGTGCAGAAAGCGGCGGATAACGGCATTGATGTATTCCGTGTATTCGATGCGCTGAACGATCTGCGTAATATCGAAACTGCGATGAAAGCGGTTAAAAAAGCCGGTAAACATGCGCAGGGCACCATCTGCTACACCACCAGTCCGGTGCACACGCCAGCGCTCTTTGTTGAACAGGCCAAAGCGATGCAGGCCATGGGTGCCGACTCTGTTGCCATTAAAGATATGGCGGGTCTGCTTACGCCGTACGGTACTTATGAACTGGTAAAAGCGATTAAAGCCGAAGTCGATTTACCGCTGGTTATTCACAGCCATTCAACGGCCGGTCTGGCACCGCTGTGTCAGCTGAAAGCGATTGAAGCCGGTGCTGACCGTATCGATACCGCGATTTCTTCCTTTGCCTCAGGTACCAGTCATCCGGCGACCGAGTCGCAGGTTGCAGCGTTAAAAGGCACGCAATATGACACTGGTCTGGATCTGGAATTACTGGGTGAAATTGCCGATTACTTCCGTGAAGTGCGCAAAAAATACCACCAGTTTGAAAGTGAATTTACCCGCGAAGATGTTTCCGTGCAGATTAATCAGGTGCCGGGCGGCATGATGTCCAACCTGGCCAATCAGCTGAAAGAACAGAACGCGCTGGATAAAATCCGTGAGGTGTTTGCCGAAATTCCGCGGGTGCGTGAAGACCTTGGTTTTCCTCCGCTGGTAACACCAACCTCACAGATTGTTGGTACTCAGGCGGTATATAACGTGCTGGCGGGTCAGCGTTATAAAACCATCACCAACGAAGTTAAGCGTTACCTGCAGGGTGGCTATGGTGCCGCGCCGGCGCCGGTGAATGCTGAGTTGCAGAAAAAAGCCATTGGTAATGAGAGCGTTAATGATGGCCGTCCGGCGGATTTATTAAGCCCGGAAATGAACAAGCTGCGTGATGACATTGGTGCTCTGGCACAAAGTGAAGAAGACGTACTGACCTTCGCCATGTTCCCGGATCTGGGCCGTGAGTTCCTGCAGCAGCGTGCCGATGGCACTCTGAAGCCGGAAGAACTGCTGCCACCGGATCAGAAAGGCAAAGGCCGGATGGGCGAAGCGGTGGCAACCGAATTCCGCATCGATGTACACGGCGAAAGCTACGAAGTGGCTATTACCGGTGTTGGCGATTCCGGTGCCGGTAAACGCAAACTGTACCTGTCGCTGGACGGTATGCCGGAAGAAGTGATTTTTGAATCGCTGAACGAATACGTTGCCGCAGGTGGCAGCAATCATGGCCGTAAGCGAGCGACCGAGCCTGGTCATGTGACCGCAGCAATGCCGGGCAACATCGTCGATGTACTGGTTAAAGAAGGCGACAGTGTCGAAGCCGGCCAGTCGGTATTGATTGCCGAAGCGATGAAAATGGAAACCGAAGTTCATGCCAATATCGCCGGTACGGTAAAAGCGGTATATGTGAGCAAAGGCGACCGTGTGACTCCGGGTGAAGTGTTGGTCGAAATCGGCTGATGCCAAAGCGGATTGTTGTGTCTTCAGCGGCACAACAGTCCGCTGAGAAAATCATGTTTCTTACGGAGGGAATACCGTATTCTTAGCGCCGTTGATAAGGGGAGATTGCAGTGGAAAAGTTGATACGTGGTGTACTGAATTTTAAGCAGAATGTGTATCCGCAGCAGAAAGACCTGTTTGGCACGCTGGCAGACGATGGTCAGAGCCCGGATGTGCTGTTTATTACCTGCTCGGATTCCCGTATCGATCCGAATATGGTGACAGGGTCCGCTCCCGGTGATCTGTTTATCTGTCGTAACGCCGGCAATATTATTCCCCCGCATTCGAACGAAACCGGTGGTATGACAGCCTCTATCGAATATGCCGTAGCCGTGCTCGGTGTGCGTCATATTATTGTATGCGGCCATACCGACTGCGGTGCGATTAAAGGTGCTCTGGATATGACCAAGCTGAAAGGCTTGCCGCATGTTAAAGAGTGGTTGGGTCATTGCCGTTCGGCGATGGAAATTGTGCGTGAACGTAACGACATTCCATCGGATATGTGCCTTGGCCATGAACACCTGAACGAAGCCATCGAAGAAAACGTACTGCAGCAGGTTCAGCATTTACGTACCCACCCGGTGGTGGCGGCTAAGCTGTCGACGCAGAAAGTGAGCATTCATGGCTGGGTATACGATATTAAGAGTGGCGGCATCCGCTGCTGCAGCCATAACAGCGATACCTTCAACGACTTCTCTGAGCAATACGCCGATATTATTGCGCGCGTTGGCGAATAACTCTCATGGCCGGTTTTTACCGGCCATGATTCTGTATTCAGCAGGTCCAGTAAATTTTATTCTCCAGATCAACGACGGCCGGGCCGTCGCTGCAACCGCCAACATCCTTTGCCTCTTTATCCTGCGGTTCATAGATAATAATCCACTGGCCGGAGCGGGCATGCCAGTACAGCTCTCCCTCATCAATTAATCCCAACGGAAATACGCCGTCACTGTCGTTGTTGGTCAGAGAGATCCTTCCCTGTTTTATTTCGGTATCCAGATTGATGCCCTGCATCTGTGGGTGCTCGGCATAGCGCTGCTGAAATACATACTGGCCATCAGCCAGTGGCAATTCTGGTGCAGCGTAGGCTGTGCCAACAGTAAGCCCGGTTAACAGCAGCAGAGAGGGTAACAGGTTAGAAGTCATGCTCATTCCTTTGAAGATTTGAATTTATTTCTCTTTATAGCGCGGTAATACCAGATTCCAGCGGATGGCGCTCAGGCGCAGCAGGAAAATAAATATTCCGGCAATTAATGCAGCCGCACCGATATTAATGTCATTGTGAATCAGCAGGATATAGAGCAGCGAACCACTCCAGGCTGCAGTGGCATACCACTGGCCCTGAAATACCAAAGGGTCCTGATTCAGCAGTATGTCGCGCAGGATACCGCCGGCAACTCCGGTAATAACACCCATAAAAGAAGCGACCAGCATATCGGCACCGACGCCCAGTGCTGCCTGCGTTCCGGCGACGGTATATAAACCGAGTGCAGCAGCATCCGGAACCACAAACCAGCGGCCGGATAATTTAATCCAGCGTGCGAGAAAAAAAGTGGCCAGTGCGCCAAACCAGGTAAAAATAAGGTAGCTGGAATCCGCTACCCAGAATACGGTGCGGTCGAGCAGGGTATCGCGCAGGGTGCCACCACCAAGGGCGGCACAAAACGCGATAATCATAATACCGAACAGATCAAACTGTTTGCTGCGCGCATCCAGCACACCGGCAGAAGCGGACAGAATCGAGGCAAACATCGTTGACCAGTACATCACTTCAGCGGTGCTCAGAACCATAGTGATCGCCCGGTTTTAACTAATGTAAAAAACAGCAGCGCTTATTGCGCTGCATAACGGTTCTGCAGATAAGCGAAAACGGCGCGCATGCCCATGGCTTCGCCACCGACCGGGCGGCCCGGTAATTTGCGGCGGTTCCAGGCCATTACGTCAAAATGCACCCAGGGCGTGTTATCAACAAAATGCTCCAGATACAGCGCAGCGGTAATTGCACCACCAAAAGGCCCGGGTACAGAGTTCACCAGATCAGCGATGTCGCTTTTCAGAGAATCGCGATAAGCCTGATGCAAAGGCAGATGCCAGACCGGATCGGTAATGCGCTGACCAACCTGCATTAAATCAGAAGCCAGCTGCATCTGGTTGGTAAAGAAACCCGGTAATTCAGTACCCAGAGCTACCCGGCAGGCGCCGGTGAGCGTGGCGAAGTCGATGACCAGATCCGGTGATTCACTGACCGCTTCGGTTAATGCATCACACAGCACCAGACGACCTTCGGCATCGGTGTTGTCAATTTCAACGGTTGAGCCTTTGCGTGTATTCAGCACATCACCGGGACGGAAACTGTCAGCGCTGACGGCATTTTCAACCGCCGGAACCAGCACGCGTAAACGTACCGGCAGCTGCTGCGCCATAATCAGGTAAGCAAGACCAACCACATGGGCCGCGCCGCCCATATCTTTCTTCATGGTGCGCATGGCATCGGCAGGTTTTAAATCCAGACCGCCGCTGTCAAAGCACACACCTTTACCCACCAGAGTGACCAGCGGATGTTTTTCATCGCCCCAGCGCAGATCGAGCAGGCGCGGAGCATGGGCACTGGCGCGCCCGACCGCATGAATCATCGGATAATTTTCGCTCAGCAGATCATCGCCGACGACCTGTGAAAACTGCGCGCCAAATTCTTTTGCCAGATTTTCCAGAGCAGCCGCCAGATGCTGCGGCATCATATCGGCGGCCGGAGTATTCACCAGATCACGCACATGACGGGTAGCGCTGACCAGCTGTTGGGCATACGCCAGTGCGCCGCTGTCGGCCAGTAATAAACGCGCCTGTGGCTTACCCGGTTTTACATAACGCTCAAAGCGATAAGCGCCAGCGCCCCAGGCAAAGGCAATGCTGATTAACTGATCGGTATCGCTGATATTGTCGATCACGTAATCCGCGGCGGGCAGCAGATTGGCCAGCTCGCCACAGGCAAACATATCGTCGAGGTTATCGCAGACAAAGAGCGCGCTTTGCAGGGAGCCATTGGCTGCCGGTAATAACTGTACTCCCTTGCCACTGTAGCCGCAGGCTTCCAGCCAGGCTTTTACGCCGTCTGCCTGCTGCTCCAGCCAGCGCGGAAAATCGCTGCTTTCAAGAATGGTAAGAGGGATACCTTGCTGGCCTGCGGCTAAAACATCAGACATGGAAACTCCGGACTACTGAAAATAATGTTCACAGTATAGGTAATTCCCGCAAATTACAGAATGATCGCTGCCAGAGACCTTGGTGTAGGTCACAGATAAACCGCTGTCAGCATTGTCCTGGGGGATATCGGTTCTGGCGGTAATGGTGCCGGTTACCGGGCAGCAGACGCAAAGGGCGACTTCGTTTAGAATGTCAGACTGTTTTATTCAGGTATTCATAATGATCAATGAACTGATTCCGGAGCTGATCGGCGGCACGCTGATTGGTCTTGCGGCAAGTATTCTGTGGTTAGGGATTGGCCGTATCAGCGGTATGACCGGAGTGTTATCCAGCCTGTTTTTGTTGCACGAAAAGCAACGCCACTGGGCATTCTGGTTTCTGGCCGGGCTGACGCTGGCTTATCCGCTGTATCTGTTACTGGGTCACAGTGCACCGATAGAGATGACCACAAACAATGGTCTGCTGATTGCCGCCGGTCTGCTGGTCGGATTCGGTACTTATATCGGCAATGGCTGCACCAGTGGTCACGGCGTGTGCGGCATGGGGCGTTTATCGCTGCGCTCAGCGATTGCGACGGTTACCTTTATTCTGGCCGGAGTGGCAACGGTTGCTGTTATGAATATGGCCGGAGGTATTTTATGAACGCACGCCTGCTGGGCCCGTTAGTGGCTCTGGTCAGTGGTCTTATTTTTGGCCTGGGTTTGCTGATTTCCGGAATGAATAACCCGGCAAAAGTACGGGCATTTCTCGATATATTCGCTGCCTGGGACCCATCGCTGATTGCGGTCATGGGATCGGCTATACCGGTATTTGCACTGTTTTTCTATTTCAGTAAGCGCCGTAAAACACCATTCTGTGCCGCGGCTTTTCATGAGCCTAAGCTGACACACATTGATCTGCGTCTGCTGGCCGGAGCGCTGTTGTTTGGCATCGGCTGGGGTCTGGTTGGTCTTTGTCCGGGACCCGCGCTGGTTAATCTGCTGACCTTTGAGCCGGGTGTGCTGGTTTTTGTGCTGGCCTTGTTAGCCGGTAACCGTGCTGCGCACTGGCTGGTTGGGCCTGCTCGATAGCAGCGTCATGCGGCTTCATCGGTGCATATCATATCGTCACACAGCGCGGCAGGGCCGGCGACGTTGCCGGCATCTTCTTCCGGGCTGAGGTGTAATGATTCAACAATGGCGCTGTTGATTTTTGCCTTACGATTGCTGGCCATAACTTCGCCGAACTGGCGGGTGATGCCGGGCAGCAGGTCAAAATAGGCGGTAAAGCGGCGCTGTTGCTCTTGTTGTGCTCCCGCACCGGATTCCTGTGGAAATTCCATCTGAGTATCTCCATTCTGGTTATTGAGCCAGCACTATAATCAGCCGAGTCTGAACCTGAGCTGAATTGGACCATGCTCTGGCACGGCAATTTATTCAGCTTTGGTTCACCTGCTCAGGGTATTCTGTTTAAACTGCCCGGATACTGATGCACAGGTGCCCCACTTTTGATTCTTTCTTTCTTGTCGCTGCAATCTGCATTCAGTGCGCGCACAACATCGCCAGCGCTGTGCCGGGTTGCAGGCTGCCGTGTTGTTCGGTCTTGGTTGTGTCTGTTGTTACTACAGATGCTGGCATGGCCGGTGCTGGCCGCGGAAGATGACAAACCAGAAGAGCGTCTGCAGGAAAATCACGACTGGGTTGAAGAAACCATCAATCCGAAAACCGAATGGGTCGAAGAAATCTTTACTCCGTTTAACCGCTGGGTTGAGCGAAAAATTCAGGGTAAACCAGCTCAGCCGGAAGCACCGGTACTGCCTCCGGCGGATGTTTTCTCTCACCGGGTCAATCCACCGGCTAACGCTATTTCACCGCAGGAAGCCGGACGTTTATTACGTTTGCTCTATCCGGGAGATATTCTGCGTATTCATTTTGAGCCGGGCCCGCCACCTTATTACCTGATTAAGCTGCTTGGCAGTAAAGGCAATATTGCCAGTTACTATATACACGCAATCGATGGCACGCTGCTGG of the Thalassolituus hydrocarboniclasticus genome contains:
- a CDS encoding LysR family transcriptional regulator, with translation MPLSVHKLASRLTFRQLQVFHAVYELESYSKAGELLGLTQPAVSSQMRQLEQALEMPLFEYVGRRLFVTAAGEKLAQSVLGIFGELRRLQTDLAELDGKVAGELKLVAVNTAQYVVPYLLRAFLNLYPQINVSVSVVNRAAAIQRLNDNRDDLVIMGMVPSEKPLASLPFLNNELVPVVPAGHPLLQQQAVSPQEFLDSNLLMREAGSGSRLALEVHCQEQRLRLKPSMEIGSNDAVKHAVIAGLGVAVLPKLSILPELELGTLQVLNISGFPLRRSWCVVYPQAKHPTPAMKAFIDYIQQNIKQFEQTFLRNPQLKS
- a CDS encoding acetyl-CoA carboxylase biotin carboxylase subunit, with translation MLKKVLIANRGEIAVRIVRACAEMGIRSVAIYTEPDRYALHVKRADEAYMLGEDPLAGYLDPLRIVNLALETGCDAIHPGYGFLSENAEFARLCEQKGVTFIGPKSDVIHKMGDKTQARDSMRAAGVPITPGSDGNLADLDEALKLAAEIGYPVMLKATSGGGGRGIRRCDSADELKSQYPRVISEATKAFGSADVFMEKCIVNPRHIEVQILADSHGNVVHLYERDCSIQRRNQKLIEIAPSPQLTPEQRQYIGGLAVKAAAAVGYENAGTVEFLLTGNEVYFMEMNTRVQVEHTITEQITGVDIVREQLRIAAGLPLSYRQQDIAYRGFALQFRINAEDPKNDFLPSFGRISHYYAPGGPGVRVDTAIYTGYEIPPYYDSMCLKLVVWALTWEEVIARGQRALDDMRLHGIKTTAHYYQQILSNADFKRAEFDTSFVPTHPELLNYSEKRHPSEVALAIAAAIAAHAGW
- the oadA gene encoding sodium-extruding oxaloacetate decarboxylase subunit alpha, which translates into the protein MSNVKKIEVTDVVLRDAHQSLIATRMRTEDMLPICDKLDKVGYWSLEVWGGATFDACVRFLKEDPWERLRQLKKALPNTRLQMLLRGQNLLGYRHYADDVVEAFVQKAADNGIDVFRVFDALNDLRNIETAMKAVKKAGKHAQGTICYTTSPVHTPALFVEQAKAMQAMGADSVAIKDMAGLLTPYGTYELVKAIKAEVDLPLVIHSHSTAGLAPLCQLKAIEAGADRIDTAISSFASGTSHPATESQVAALKGTQYDTGLDLELLGEIADYFREVRKKYHQFESEFTREDVSVQINQVPGGMMSNLANQLKEQNALDKIREVFAEIPRVREDLGFPPLVTPTSQIVGTQAVYNVLAGQRYKTITNEVKRYLQGGYGAAPAPVNAELQKKAIGNESVNDGRPADLLSPEMNKLRDDIGALAQSEEDVLTFAMFPDLGREFLQQRADGTLKPEELLPPDQKGKGRMGEAVATEFRIDVHGESYEVAITGVGDSGAGKRKLYLSLDGMPEEVIFESLNEYVAAGGSNHGRKRATEPGHVTAAMPGNIVDVLVKEGDSVEAGQSVLIAEAMKMETEVHANIAGTVKAVYVSKGDRVTPGEVLVEIG
- a CDS encoding carbonic anhydrase, giving the protein MEKLIRGVLNFKQNVYPQQKDLFGTLADDGQSPDVLFITCSDSRIDPNMVTGSAPGDLFICRNAGNIIPPHSNETGGMTASIEYAVAVLGVRHIIVCGHTDCGAIKGALDMTKLKGLPHVKEWLGHCRSAMEIVRERNDIPSDMCLGHEHLNEAIEENVLQQVQHLRTHPVVAAKLSTQKVSIHGWVYDIKSGGIRCCSHNSDTFNDFSEQYADIIARVGE
- a CDS encoding trimeric intracellular cation channel family protein; the protein is MVLSTAEVMYWSTMFASILSASAGVLDARSKQFDLFGIMIIAFCAALGGGTLRDTLLDRTVFWVADSSYLIFTWFGALATFFLARWIKLSGRWFVVPDAAALGLYTVAGTQAALGVGADMLVASFMGVITGVAGGILRDILLNQDPLVFQGQWYATAAWSGSLLYILLIHNDINIGAAALIAGIFIFLLRLSAIRWNLVLPRYKEK
- a CDS encoding leucyl aminopeptidase family protein, yielding MSDVLAAGQQGIPLTILESSDFPRWLEQQADGVKAWLEACGYSGKGVQLLPAANGSLQSALFVCDNLDDMFACGELANLLPAADYVIDNISDTDQLISIAFAWGAGAYRFERYVKPGKPQARLLLADSGALAYAQQLVSATRHVRDLVNTPAADMMPQHLAAALENLAKEFGAQFSQVVGDDLLSENYPMIHAVGRASAHAPRLLDLRWGDEKHPLVTLVGKGVCFDSGGLDLKPADAMRTMKKDMGGAAHVVGLAYLIMAQQLPVRLRVLVPAVENAVSADSFRPGDVLNTRKGSTVEIDNTDAEGRLVLCDALTEAVSESPDLVIDFATLTGACRVALGTELPGFFTNQMQLASDLMQVGQRITDPVWHLPLHQAYRDSLKSDIADLVNSVPGPFGGAITAALYLEHFVDNTPWVHFDVMAWNRRKLPGRPVGGEAMGMRAVFAYLQNRYAAQ
- a CDS encoding YeeE/YedE family protein, with translation MINELIPELIGGTLIGLAASILWLGIGRISGMTGVLSSLFLLHEKQRHWAFWFLAGLTLAYPLYLLLGHSAPIEMTTNNGLLIAAGLLVGFGTYIGNGCTSGHGVCGMGRLSLRSAIATVTFILAGVATVAVMNMAGGIL
- a CDS encoding DUF6691 family protein, yielding MNARLLGPLVALVSGLIFGLGLLISGMNNPAKVRAFLDIFAAWDPSLIAVMGSAIPVFALFFYFSKRRKTPFCAAAFHEPKLTHIDLRLLAGALLFGIGWGLVGLCPGPALVNLLTFEPGVLVFVLALLAGNRAAHWLVGPAR